Proteins encoded within one genomic window of Misgurnus anguillicaudatus chromosome 18, ASM2758022v2, whole genome shotgun sequence:
- the nudt14 gene encoding uridine diphosphate glucose pyrophosphatase NUDT14 isoform X2, translating to MEQRSRGTLCKPMIAVYMSEWERSKPKPPQPAEEGSAEATTAEPKVPEENQAGETSEDTSSHPDQPPASAGVTYELCAGLVDKPNLSLEEIARQEILEECGFDVPVTKLRKITSYRSGVGVTGSKQTMFYAEVSDENRVGEGGGEPEEGELIEVVKVPLHEAMTFAFDESIPKTMGVIFSFIWFHNNMSQKYKISTNV from the exons ATGGAACAAAGAAGTCGTGGGACTTTATGCAAACCCATGATAG CTGTATACATGAGTGAATGGGAGCGGAGCAAACCGAAGCCTCCGCAACCTGCAGAAGAAGGATCTGCAGAAGCCACAACAGCAGAACCCAAAGTCCCGGAGGAAAACCAAGCAGGGGAGACAAGCGAAGACACGTCAAGCCATCCTGACCAACCTCCGGCTTCGGCAGGTGTGACCTACGAGCTGTGTGCTGGCTTGGTGGACAAACCTAATCTCTCTTTGGAGGAGATTGCCAGGCAGGAGATACTGGAAGAGTGCGGCTTTGATGTGCCGGTCACCAAGCTGAGAAAGATCACGTCATACAG GTCGGGTGTTGGAGTGACTGGATCCAAGCAGACCATGTTCTACGCGGAGGTATCAGATGAAAATCGTGTAGGAGAAGGAGGGGGTGAACCAGAGGAGGGAGAATTGATCGAGGTGGTCAAAGTTCCCCTCCATGAAGCAATGACCTTCGCCTTTGACGAGAGCATCCCAAAAACAATGGGCGTTATTTTTAGCTTCATATGGTTCCACAACAATATGTCACAAAAGTATAAGATCTCCACCAATGTGTAA